The following are from one region of the Synechococcus sp. CBW1108 genome:
- a CDS encoding allophycocyanin: MSIVSNSIINADAEARYLSPGELDQIKSFVAAGQRRIRVAQVLGESRERIVKTAGGALFQRRPDVISPGGNAYGEEMTASCLRDMDYYLRLVTYGIIAGDVTPIEEVGIIGAKEMYRSLGTPLDAMAESVREMKSAAMGLLTGSDAEEAGFYFDYVIGALS; the protein is encoded by the coding sequence ATGAGCATCGTCTCCAACTCGATCATCAACGCGGATGCGGAAGCCCGCTATCTCAGCCCTGGTGAACTCGACCAGATCAAGTCCTTCGTGGCCGCTGGTCAACGTCGTATTCGGGTCGCCCAGGTTCTAGGCGAAAGCCGCGAGCGCATCGTCAAAACCGCTGGTGGCGCGCTGTTTCAGCGGCGTCCCGACGTGATTTCTCCCGGCGGAAACGCGTACGGCGAGGAGATGACCGCTTCGTGTCTTCGCGACATGGACTACTACCTGCGCTTGGTGACCTACGGGATTATCGCCGGCGATGTAACACCCATCGAAGAGGTTGGAATCATCGGAGCGAAGGAGATGTATCGCTCGCTCGGGACTCCCCTCGATGCCATGGCGGAATCCGTGCGTGAAATGAAGTCGGCTGCCATGGGCCTACTCACCGGCTCTGACGCCGAGGAAGCTGGCTTCTACTTCGACTACGTCATTGGCGCCCTCTCCTAA
- the apcB gene encoding allophycocyanin subunit beta encodes MQDAITNVINQADVQGLYLDDSAMGRLEQYFTSGELRVRAAATISSNGSAIIREAVAKSLLYSDITRPGGNMYTTRRYAACIRDLDYYLRYATYAMLAGDTSILDERVLNGLKETYNSLGVPIGATVQSIQAMKETTASLVGPDAGREMAVYFDYICSGLGN; translated from the coding sequence ATGCAAGACGCCATCACGAACGTAATTAATCAGGCCGACGTTCAGGGCCTGTACCTGGACGACTCGGCTATGGGCCGCTTAGAGCAGTACTTCACCAGTGGTGAACTGCGCGTTCGCGCCGCTGCCACCATCAGCTCGAATGGTTCAGCAATCATCAGAGAGGCCGTGGCCAAGTCGCTGCTCTATTCGGACATCACCCGTCCGGGCGGCAACATGTATACAACCCGTCGCTATGCAGCCTGCATCCGCGACCTGGACTACTACCTGCGCTACGCCACCTACGCCATGCTGGCCGGTGACACCTCGATCCTGGACGAGCGGGTGCTCAATGGTCTCAAGGAAACCTACAACTCCCTAGGCGTGCCCATCGGCGCCACGGTCCAGTCGATCCAGGCCATGAAGGAGACCACCGCTTCCCTGGTGGGTCCGGATGCCGGTCGGGAAATGGCCGTTTATTTTGATTACATCTGCTCCGGCCTGGGCAACTGA
- a CDS encoding phycobilisome linker polypeptide, which translates to MRLFKITACIPSPEKSRTQRELQNTYFTKWVPYDSWFAEQQRIMKQGGKILKVELATGRRQQNVGN; encoded by the coding sequence ATGCGTCTGTTCAAGATCACGGCCTGCATCCCCAGCCCGGAAAAGAGCCGCACCCAGCGTGAGCTTCAGAACACCTATTTCACCAAATGGGTGCCCTACGACAGCTGGTTTGCTGAACAGCAGCGAATCATGAAGCAGGGCGGCAAGATTCTCAAGGTGGAACTGGCCACGGGCCGCCGCCAACAAAACGTCGGCAACTGA
- a CDS encoding FtsW/RodA/SpoVE family cell cycle protein: MLPLPWEQWPAEARLLLAMVGLWSGIGLLVLTSASWWVAEREMGDGAFYLKRQLIWMVASWGLLWLGLSTSLRRWLHLAPLGLWGGILLIAATLVMGSTVNGASRWLVIGPVQLQPSELVKPFLVLQGAALFAHWKRIGIDQKLLWLGVFGALILLILKQPNLSTAALSGLLLWLMAMAAGLSMPLLLGAAGAGGLLGMGSIMLNEYQRIRVVSFLNPWSDAQGDGYQLVQSLLAIGSGGLLGEGFGLSTQKLQYLPIQSTDFIFAVFAEEFGFVGSVGLLLFLMLFGFVGLRVALSCRSNQQRLIAIGCTTLLLGQSILNIAVASGAMPTTGLPLPLISYGGNSLMASLLVCGLLIRCSLEAGGLAPTPRRRRRTAPAR, encoded by the coding sequence CTGTTGCCCTTGCCATGGGAGCAGTGGCCCGCAGAAGCGCGCCTGCTGCTGGCGATGGTGGGCCTGTGGAGCGGAATCGGCCTGCTGGTGCTCACCTCGGCCAGTTGGTGGGTCGCCGAACGGGAAATGGGGGATGGAGCCTTCTATCTCAAGCGGCAGCTGATCTGGATGGTGGCCAGCTGGGGGTTGCTCTGGCTGGGCCTGAGCACCAGCCTGCGGCGTTGGTTGCATCTGGCTCCCCTGGGCCTGTGGGGCGGCATCCTGCTGATCGCGGCCACCCTTGTGATGGGCAGCACCGTCAACGGTGCCAGCCGCTGGCTGGTGATCGGGCCGGTTCAGCTCCAACCATCGGAATTGGTCAAGCCCTTCCTGGTGCTGCAAGGGGCCGCCCTGTTTGCCCACTGGAAACGCATCGGCATCGACCAGAAACTGCTGTGGCTAGGGGTGTTTGGGGCCCTGATCCTGCTGATCCTCAAGCAGCCCAACCTCAGCACAGCCGCCCTTTCCGGCTTGCTGCTCTGGCTGATGGCCATGGCCGCCGGCCTCTCGATGCCCCTGCTGCTGGGCGCGGCCGGAGCTGGGGGGCTGCTCGGCATGGGCAGCATCATGCTCAACGAATACCAGCGCATCAGGGTGGTGTCTTTCCTCAATCCCTGGAGTGACGCCCAGGGGGATGGCTACCAGCTGGTGCAGAGCCTGTTGGCAATCGGCTCGGGAGGCTTGTTGGGGGAAGGGTTTGGCCTTTCCACCCAGAAGCTGCAATATCTGCCGATTCAGAGCACCGACTTCATTTTCGCGGTGTTTGCCGAGGAGTTTGGCTTTGTGGGCTCGGTGGGGTTGCTGCTGTTTTTGATGCTGTTTGGCTTCGTGGGGCTGCGGGTCGCCCTGAGCTGCCGCAGCAACCAGCAGCGGCTGATCGCCATTGGCTGCACCACCCTGCTGCTGGGCCAGTCGATCCTGAATATCGCCGTGGCCAGCGGCGCCATGCCGACCACAGGCCTGCCCCTGCCCCTGATCAGTTACGGCGGCAATTCCCTGATGGCCAGCCTGCTGGTCTGCGGCTTGCTGATCCGTTGCTCCCTGGAAGCCGGTGGCCTGGCCCCTACTCCCCGCCGCCGCCGCCGCACAGCACCTGCCCGATAG
- a CDS encoding cytochrome c biogenesis protein CcdA — protein MISLGPQLADWARTSEALLQHSLASPTPSTVAVVFAGGLLTSLGPCSLSLLPVTLAYLAGFSGPAGSQELERQAPWKRSLSFAAGIVAALVLLGLVSGFLGRIYGQIPGLVPIVVALLALLMGLNLLGLLRLPLPAGPDPEIWRRKVPAPLAPLAAGLAFGLAATPCTTPVLAVLLAWMAQNGKPLVGMLLLSSFGAGQVVPLLLAGTAAASLPGLLSLRRVGQWVPPISGVVLVTTGAVTLVANWR, from the coding sequence ATGATCAGCCTTGGGCCCCAATTGGCCGACTGGGCCCGCACTAGCGAGGCCCTGCTGCAGCACTCCCTAGCCAGCCCCACCCCGAGCACCGTGGCTGTGGTTTTTGCCGGGGGTCTGCTCACCAGCCTGGGCCCCTGTTCCCTCTCGCTGCTGCCGGTGACCCTGGCCTACCTGGCCGGCTTCAGCGGCCCTGCCGGCAGCCAGGAACTGGAGCGCCAGGCCCCCTGGAAGCGCAGCCTCAGCTTTGCCGCTGGCATCGTGGCAGCCCTGGTGCTGCTCGGCCTGGTGAGCGGCTTCCTGGGCCGCATCTACGGCCAGATTCCCGGGCTCGTACCCATCGTGGTGGCCCTGCTGGCCCTGCTGATGGGCCTCAATCTGCTGGGCCTGCTCAGGCTGCCTCTGCCCGCGGGGCCCGATCCTGAGATTTGGCGCCGCAAAGTGCCTGCCCCGCTGGCACCTCTGGCCGCTGGCCTGGCCTTCGGCCTGGCCGCAACCCCCTGCACCACCCCCGTGCTGGCAGTGCTGCTGGCCTGGATGGCCCAGAACGGCAAACCCCTGGTTGGGATGCTGCTGCTCAGCAGCTTTGGCGCCGGCCAGGTGGTGCCGCTGCTGCTGGCCGGCACCGCCGCCGCCAGCCTGCCCGGCCTGCTCAGCCTGCGCCGCGTCGGCCAATGGGTGCCCCCGATCAGCGGGGTGGTGCTGGTCACCACCGGGGCCGTCACCCTGGTGGCCAACTGGAGATGA
- a CDS encoding cytochrome c biogenesis protein ResB: MKALPRLVALISDLRLAIVLLLVIAIASGVGTAIPQRETAEFYHRLYDPQPWLGLLPGEGVLALQLDHIYSSGWFLGLLAWLALALLLCSWRRQWPALRASLRWIDYRKPRQLSKLSLAESLATDQPGASLEKLAQLLQGKGWQIRRQGDRLAARKGLLGKVGPLLVHAGMVVLMLGAAWGAVAGQRAEQYLAPGRSLELMDSRGSSKLTLALDNFSIQRDPAGRPEQFTSQLRILEGDGSGGSLLKQAQISVNHPLRFQGVTLYQADWALAAISLQLGRSPLLQLPLQSFPQLGEQVWGLVLPTRPDGSEPVLLSLGSEQGPVEVYGADGSPLGQISPGGEALEVKGLPIRVASVLPASGILLKRDPGVPLVYAGFAIALAGGGLSLVATRQLWAIAEEGPGPGQLHVAGLCNRNLTGFAAELPQLLSQL, encoded by the coding sequence ATGAAGGCCCTCCCCCGGCTGGTGGCCCTGATCTCCGATCTGCGCCTGGCGATCGTGCTGCTGCTGGTGATAGCCATCGCCAGCGGCGTGGGCACAGCCATCCCCCAGCGGGAAACGGCGGAGTTTTACCATCGGCTCTACGACCCCCAGCCCTGGCTTGGCCTGCTACCTGGCGAAGGGGTACTGGCCCTGCAGCTCGACCACATCTATTCCAGCGGCTGGTTTCTGGGATTACTGGCCTGGCTGGCCCTGGCCTTGCTGCTGTGCAGCTGGCGGCGCCAATGGCCCGCCCTGCGGGCATCGCTGCGCTGGATTGACTACCGCAAGCCGCGCCAACTCAGCAAGCTGAGCCTGGCCGAAAGCCTCGCCACCGACCAGCCCGGAGCAAGCCTTGAAAAGTTGGCCCAACTGCTGCAGGGCAAGGGCTGGCAGATCCGCCGCCAGGGGGATCGCCTGGCGGCTCGCAAGGGGCTGCTGGGCAAGGTTGGCCCCCTGCTGGTACACGCCGGCATGGTGGTGCTGATGCTGGGGGCCGCCTGGGGGGCCGTGGCAGGCCAGCGTGCCGAGCAATACCTGGCCCCCGGCCGCAGCCTGGAGCTGATGGATAGCCGGGGCAGCAGCAAGCTCACCCTCGCCCTCGACAACTTCTCCATCCAGCGCGATCCGGCCGGCCGGCCAGAGCAATTCACCTCCCAGCTGCGCATCCTCGAAGGCGATGGCAGCGGCGGCAGCCTGCTGAAACAGGCCCAGATCAGCGTGAACCACCCCCTGCGCTTCCAAGGGGTGACCCTCTACCAGGCCGACTGGGCCCTGGCGGCAATCAGCCTGCAGCTGGGCAGGAGTCCGCTGCTGCAGTTGCCCCTGCAGAGCTTCCCCCAGCTGGGCGAGCAGGTGTGGGGACTCGTGCTGCCGACCCGCCCCGATGGCAGTGAGCCTGTGCTCCTCAGCCTGGGCAGTGAGCAGGGACCGGTGGAGGTGTACGGCGCCGACGGCAGCCCCTTGGGCCAGATCAGCCCCGGCGGCGAAGCGTTGGAGGTCAAGGGTCTACCCATCCGGGTGGCGAGCGTGCTGCCCGCCAGTGGCATCCTTTTGAAACGAGATCCAGGGGTGCCGCTCGTCTACGCAGGCTTCGCGATCGCCCTAGCCGGCGGGGGGCTCAGCCTGGTGGCAACCCGCCAACTCTGGGCGATCGCCGAAGAAGGGCCTGGCCCGGGCCAGCTGCATGTGGCGGGCCTTTGCAACCGCAACCTCACCGGCTTTGCCGCCGAATTGCCCCAGCTGCTCAGCCAGCTTTAA
- the queF gene encoding preQ(1) synthase: MSSSPAAVSDRTLTPAYGERAIAEAELICFDNPRPGRAYEISIELPEFTCKCPFSGYPDFAVLRLIYQPGPRVVELKAIKLYVNSYRDRAISHEEVTNRILDDLVAATEPQWMQLEADFHPRGNVHTVVRVSHGSRLAC, encoded by the coding sequence ATGTCTTCCAGCCCTGCTGCCGTTTCCGATCGCACCCTCACCCCCGCCTATGGCGAGCGGGCCATCGCCGAGGCGGAGCTGATCTGTTTTGACAACCCCCGGCCGGGCCGGGCCTACGAGATCTCCATTGAGCTGCCGGAATTCACCTGCAAGTGCCCTTTTTCGGGCTACCCGGATTTTGCGGTGCTGCGCCTGATCTACCAGCCTGGCCCCAGGGTGGTAGAGCTCAAGGCGATCAAGCTCTACGTAAACAGCTACCGCGACCGGGCCATCTCCCACGAAGAGGTCACAAACCGCATCCTCGATGATCTTGTGGCTGCTACCGAGCCCCAGTGGATGCAGCTGGAGGCAGACTTCCATCCCCGCGGCAACGTGCACACCGTGGTGCGGGTGAGCCACGGCAGCCGGCTTGCCTGTTAA
- a CDS encoding P-II family nitrogen regulator produces the protein MKKVEAIIRPFKLEDVKIALVNAGIVGMTVSEVRGFGRQKGQVERYRGSEFTVEFLQKLKLEIVVDDDKVDTVVSAVQEAARTGEIGDGKIFVSTIDAVIRIRTGDRDSGAI, from the coding sequence ATGAAAAAAGTCGAGGCCATCATTCGTCCCTTCAAGCTCGAGGACGTCAAGATCGCACTGGTCAACGCGGGCATCGTGGGCATGACCGTCAGCGAGGTGCGGGGCTTTGGCCGTCAGAAGGGCCAGGTGGAGCGCTACCGCGGCTCGGAATTCACCGTGGAATTTCTGCAGAAGCTCAAACTGGAGATCGTCGTCGATGACGACAAGGTGGATACGGTGGTTTCAGCCGTCCAGGAGGCTGCCCGCACCGGCGAAATCGGCGACGGCAAGATCTTCGTCAGCACAATCGACGCCGTGATCCGCATCCGCACGGGCGATCGCGACAGCGGCGCCATCTAA
- a CDS encoding TlyA family RNA methyltransferase, translated as MGRRQRLDQELVARGLAASRQQAQQLIRAGRVRLGDRVLDKPGTEVLPEAELHVQQSPRFVSRGGEKLLQALATFPLEVRGRVCLDGGISTGGFSDCLLQHGAERVYGIDVGYGQTAWSLRCDPRLVLRERTNLRHLLAADLYGPADPWPDLAVADVSFISLSLVLPALLGLLRPEAAWDLLLLVKPQFEVGKGRVGKGGVVRDPAAHCDAIAGVVGAAAALGLEAWGLVASPLTGPAGNHEYLLWLRPTGLGPQGAPADRAIPTAGVNPATIRALVATTLAPCLAAKG; from the coding sequence ATGGGCCGCAGACAACGCCTGGATCAGGAGCTGGTGGCCCGCGGCCTGGCCGCCAGCCGCCAGCAGGCCCAGCAGCTGATCCGGGCCGGGCGGGTGCGGCTGGGCGATCGGGTGCTCGACAAGCCAGGCACGGAGGTGTTGCCGGAGGCGGAGCTGCACGTGCAGCAATCCCCCCGATTTGTCTCCCGGGGCGGGGAGAAGCTGCTCCAGGCCCTGGCCACCTTCCCCCTGGAGGTGCGGGGCCGGGTCTGCCTCGATGGCGGCATCTCCACCGGGGGCTTCAGCGATTGCCTGCTCCAGCACGGCGCAGAGCGCGTCTATGGCATCGATGTGGGCTACGGGCAGACCGCCTGGAGCCTGCGCTGCGATCCGCGCCTGGTGCTGCGGGAGCGCACCAACCTGCGCCACCTGTTGGCGGCCGATCTCTATGGGCCCGCTGACCCCTGGCCCGATCTGGCGGTGGCCGATGTGTCGTTCATCTCACTTTCCCTGGTGCTGCCCGCCCTGCTGGGCTTACTCCGGCCCGAAGCGGCCTGGGATCTGCTCCTGCTGGTCAAGCCCCAGTTTGAAGTGGGCAAGGGGCGGGTGGGCAAGGGGGGGGTGGTGCGGGATCCTGCTGCCCACTGCGATGCCATTGCGGGTGTGGTTGGAGCGGCGGCGGCTTTGGGCCTGGAGGCCTGGGGGTTGGTGGCCTCCCCACTCACCGGTCCGGCGGGCAACCACGAATACCTGCTCTGGCTGCGGCCCACTGGCCTTGGCCCCCAGGGAGCACCAGCAGACAGGGCCATCCCAACCGCTGGGGTCAACCCCGCCACCATCAGGGCCCTGGTGGCCACCACCCTGGCCCCTTGCCTTGCCGCCAAGGGCTGA
- the purB gene encoding adenylosuccinate lyase, translating to MIERYTLPEMGNLWSEQAKFQSWLDVEIAATEANCQLGRVPAEALAAIKAKAAFSVERILEIEAEVRHDVIAFLTNVNEHVGDAGRHIHVGMTSSDVLDTGLALQLKASVQLLRAELDALADALRALAREHKGTVMIGRSHAIHGEPISFGFKLAGWLAEVVRNQERLERLERVVSVGQISGAMGTYANTDPQVEAIACERLGLVPDAASTQVIARDRHAEYVQTLALVGAALERFSTEIRNLQRTDVLEVEENFAKGQKGSSAMPHKRNPIRSERISGLARVLRSYVVAALENCALWHERDISHSSVERMMLPDCSVTLHFMLREMTAVVKGLGVYPGNMARNMNVYGGVVFSQRVLLALVEAGINREDAYRIVQRHAHTAWNTAGGDFRANLAADAEVTARLSPAALADCFSTELHQAHLGVIWQRLGI from the coding sequence TTGATCGAGCGTTACACCCTGCCCGAAATGGGCAACCTCTGGAGCGAACAGGCCAAGTTCCAGAGCTGGCTCGATGTGGAGATCGCCGCCACCGAAGCCAACTGCCAGCTCGGCCGGGTGCCGGCCGAAGCGTTGGCGGCGATCAAGGCGAAGGCCGCCTTCTCGGTGGAGCGCATCCTCGAGATCGAGGCGGAGGTGCGCCACGACGTGATCGCCTTCCTCACCAACGTCAACGAGCACGTGGGCGATGCCGGCCGCCACATCCACGTCGGCATGACCAGCTCCGATGTGCTCGACACCGGCCTGGCCCTGCAACTGAAGGCCTCGGTGCAGCTGCTGCGCGCCGAGCTCGATGCCCTGGCCGATGCCCTCAGGGCCCTAGCCCGCGAGCACAAGGGCACCGTGATGATTGGCCGCAGCCATGCCATCCACGGCGAGCCGATCAGCTTCGGCTTCAAGCTGGCCGGCTGGCTGGCGGAGGTGGTGCGCAACCAGGAGCGCCTCGAGCGCCTGGAGCGGGTGGTGAGCGTGGGCCAGATCAGCGGCGCCATGGGCACCTACGCCAACACCGACCCCCAGGTGGAGGCCATCGCCTGCGAGCGGCTCGGCCTGGTGCCGGATGCGGCCAGCACCCAGGTGATCGCCCGCGATCGCCACGCCGAATACGTGCAGACCCTCGCCCTGGTGGGGGCGGCCCTGGAGCGCTTCTCCACCGAGATCCGCAACCTGCAGCGCACCGATGTGCTGGAGGTGGAGGAAAACTTCGCCAAGGGGCAAAAAGGGAGCTCGGCCATGCCCCACAAGCGCAACCCGATCCGCAGCGAGCGGATCAGCGGCCTGGCCAGGGTGCTGCGCAGTTATGTGGTGGCGGCGCTGGAAAACTGCGCCCTCTGGCACGAGCGCGACATCAGCCACAGCTCGGTGGAGCGCATGATGCTGCCGGATTGCTCGGTGACCCTCCACTTCATGCTGCGCGAGATGACCGCGGTAGTGAAGGGCCTAGGGGTTTACCCAGGCAACATGGCCCGCAACATGAATGTCTATGGCGGTGTGGTGTTCAGCCAGCGGGTGCTGCTGGCCCTGGTGGAAGCCGGCATCAACCGCGAAGACGCCTACCGGATCGTGCAGCGCCACGCCCACACCGCCTGGAACACCGCCGGGGGTGATTTCCGCGCCAACCTGGCGGCCGACGCGGAGGTGACGGCGCGGCTCAGCCCGGCAGCCCTGGCGGATTGTTTCTCCACCGAGCTGCACCAAGCCCATCTGGGGGTGATCTGGCAGCGACTGGGGATTTGA
- a CDS encoding OsmC family protein, with product MTTIDSRYEGALRCHSSHGPSGSVLETDAPTDNQGKGERFSPTDLVATALSTCILTILGIVAERHDWPLQGATARVQKTMGSEAPRRIALLEVWISLPAGLSEQQRDVLQRAGESCPVKLSLEGAVPIRLHWG from the coding sequence ATGACCACGATCGACAGCCGCTACGAGGGAGCCCTGCGCTGCCACTCCAGCCATGGCCCCTCGGGCTCTGTGCTCGAGACCGATGCCCCCACCGACAACCAGGGCAAGGGGGAGCGGTTCTCGCCCACCGATCTGGTGGCCACGGCCCTGAGCACCTGCATCCTGACGATCCTGGGAATCGTCGCCGAGCGCCACGACTGGCCGCTGCAGGGGGCCACCGCCCGGGTGCAGAAGACCATGGGCTCCGAGGCGCCACGGCGCATCGCCCTGCTGGAGGTGTGGATCAGCCTGCCGGCTGGCCTCAGCGAGCAGCAGCGGGATGTGCTGCAGCGGGCCGGGGAAAGCTGTCCGGTCAAGCTGAGCCTGGAGGGGGCGGTGCCGATTCGGCTGCACTGGGGCTGA